Proteins from a single region of Scatophagus argus isolate fScaArg1 chromosome 23, fScaArg1.pri, whole genome shotgun sequence:
- the lrch4 gene encoding leucine-rich repeat and calponin homology domain-containing protein 4 isoform X1: protein MAAGDGAQLPATVAASRSVEKALEEAAASGALNLSNRKLKEFPRSARNYDLSDITHADLSKNRLCELPEELCQFISLETLSLYHNGMRSLSSSLGNLQALTYLNLSRNLLSSLPPSVFQLPLLRVLIVSNNKLCSLPASIYSLAHLRQLDVSCNELQCLPVELGQLEGLRDLNLRRNQLTTLPEEISELPLVRLDVSCNRISRVPLCYRHLRHLQSISLDNNPLQMPPAQICSKGKYHIFKYLNMEACKRSQEELERHLRPTGFNSCLSDQELFTGQFGGLDSGFNSVDSGSKRWSGNESADDFSERSLRMVEVSRDQRNLEEEDEEDGSPLEANKVNGEAEHVDFIDSSVTEEEEDEIRMDPPTPPLEQKESSPPPQAQDTTVCRSSLHVEVGPPSSASSSPLSPSSPTLEERRRPGTLFIWQERERLQQQREKASLLKLNTKTGSHVATAPPTGSSSAGASPENSNSHSGLRQRCASADQMSTASPSIHLHRSSSRTDVPSSPKTSPPPGQAQKPNSFLFRTSSRSNVKPTAGPVFTLGESGRSESRMTLRSPKEERANITQLRKTLESRLKITLPEDLGEALSNGTVLCQLVNHIRPRSVSIIHIPSPAVPKLSSAKSRLNVENFIAACRKLGVPETDVCVCSDVLLCKLPAVLRCVTALLAAEGGGTAEDQSRCHSSHSSSSSSSSSLLSTDFLLFYCAVMALLYILYCYLLT from the exons ATCTGTCTAAGAACCGTCTGTGTGAGCTGCCGGAGGAGCTCTGTCAGTTCATCTCTCTGGAGACACTGAGCCTTTACCACAATGGGATGCGTTCATTGTCCTCCAGCCTGGGCAACCTCCAGGCCCTCACCTACCTCAACCTCAG TCGTAATCTCCTGTCCAGTTTGCCCCCGTCGGTGTTTCAGCTTCCGCTCCTGAGGGTGCTCATTGTCAGCAACAACAAGCTGTGTTCACTGCCTGCCTCCATATACTCCCTCGCACACCTCCGACAGCTG gATGTAAGCTGTaatgagctgcagtgtttgcctGTAGAGCTCGGCCAGCTTGAGGGTCTGAGGGACTTGAACCTGAGGAGGAATCAGCTCACCACTTTGCCTGAAG AAATATCTGAGCTCCCCCTCGTCCGCCTCGATGTGTCCTGCAACCGCATTTCCCGTGTGCCCTTGTGCTACCGCCACCTCCGGCATCTGCAGAGCATCTCACTGGACAACAACCCGCTGCAAATGCCACCTGCGCAGATATGCTCCAAGGGCAAATACCACATCTTCAAGTACCTCAACATGGAGGCCTGCAAGAGGagccaggaggagctggagagacaCCTGAGGCCTACTGGATTCAACAGCTG TCTGTCAGACCAGGAGCTGTTCACAGGTCAGTTCGGAGGACTGGACTCTGGCTTCAACAGTGTGGACAGCGGCAGCAAACGGTGGTCTGGGAATGAG tCAGCCGATGACTTCTCAGAGCGATCTCTTCGCATGGTTGAGGTCAGCAGAGACCAGCGgaacctggaggaggaggacgaagaggatGGATCTCCTCTGGAAGCTAACAAAG TGAACGGAGAGGCTGAGCATGTGGACTTCATTGACAGCAgtgtgacagaggaagaggaggacgagatCAGGATGGATCCACCCACACCTCCTCTG gagcagaaggagagtTCCCCACCGCCGCAAGCCCAGGACACCACAGTATGCAG GTCCAGCCTCCACGTGGAGGTGGGCCCCCCGTCATcggcctcctcctctcccctgtCCCCCTCCAGCCCCACCCTGGAGGAGCGCAGGAGGCCAGGTACCCTGTTCATCTGGCAGGAGAGAGAGCgtttgcagcagcagagagaaaaggccAG tttgttgaagTTGAACACCAAAACAGGAAGTCATGTGGCCACTGCACCACCGACAGGAAGTAGTTCAGC TGGTGCATCTCCAGAAAACAGCAACTCACACTCAGGCCTTCGGCAGCGATGTGCA aGTGCTGACCAGATGAGCACAGCATCTCCTTCAATACATTTGCATCgctccagcagcagaacag ATGTCCCGTCCTCCCCGAAGACGTCTCCGCCACCCGGCCAGGCTCAAAAACCCAACAGCTTCCTGTTCCGCACCTCCTCCCGCAGCAACGTCAAACCCACAG CGGGACCAGTCTTTACTCTTGGTGAATCTGGCAGAAGTGAGTCTCGCATGACTCTCCGTTCTCcaaaagaggagagagcaaaCATCACACAACTGCGCAAG ACTCTGGAGTCTCGGCTGAAGATCACTCTGCCGGAGGATCTGGGTGAGGCCTTATCCAATGGCACCGTCCTCTGCCAGCTGGTCAATCACATTCGCCCACGCTCCGTGTCAATCATCCACATTCCCTCCCCAGCAGTG CCAAAACTGAGCTCAGCAAAGAGTCGACTCAACGTGGAAAACTTCATTGCTGCTTGTCGCAAGCTGGGAGTCCCTGAG acggacgtgtgtgtgtgctctgatGTGCTTCTGTGTAAGCTGCCCGCTGTGCTGCGCTGTGTGACGGCCCTGCTGGCCGCGGAGGGGGGGGGGACGGCAGAGGACCAGTCGCGCTGCCACTCCTCACATTCATCgtcatcgtcctcctcctcctcgctgctgTCCACAGATTTCCTGCTCTTCTACTGTGCAGTCATGGCCCTGCTCTACATCCTCTACTGCTACCTGCTCACCTAG
- the lrch4 gene encoding leucine-rich repeat and calponin homology domain-containing protein 4 isoform X3, with the protein MAAGDGAQLPATVAASRSVEKALEEAAASGALNLSNRKLKEFPRSARNYDLSDITHADLSKNRLCELPEELCQFISLETLSLYHNGMRSLSSSLGNLQALTYLNLSRNLLSSLPPSVFQLPLLRVLIVSNNKLCSLPASIYSLAHLRQLDVSCNELQCLPVELGQLEGLRDLNLRRNQLTTLPEEISELPLVRLDVSCNRISRVPLCYRHLRHLQSISLDNNPLQMPPAQICSKGKYHIFKYLNMEACKRSQEELERHLRPTGFNSCLSDQELFTGQFGGLDSGFNSVDSGSKRWSGNESADDFSERSLRMVEVSRDQRNLEEEDEEDGSPLEANKVNGEAEHVDFIDSSVTEEEEDEIRMDPPTPPLEQKESSPPPQAQDTTVCRSSLHVEVGPPSSASSSPLSPSSPTLEERRRPGTLFIWQERERLQQQREKASLLKLNTKTGSHVATAPPTGSSSAGASPENSNSHSGLRQRCASADQMSTASPSIHLHRSSSRTDVPSSPKTSPPPGQAQKPNSFLFRTSSRSNVKPTAGPVFTLGESGRSESRMTLRSPKEERANITQLRKTLESRLKITLPEDLGEALSNGTVLCQLVNHIRPRSVSIIHIPSPAVPKLSSAKSRLNVENFIAACRKLGVPEDSLCSPQLIMEDDGLSRLAQTVQVLVDLADGSQRTLKQEVSAET; encoded by the exons ATCTGTCTAAGAACCGTCTGTGTGAGCTGCCGGAGGAGCTCTGTCAGTTCATCTCTCTGGAGACACTGAGCCTTTACCACAATGGGATGCGTTCATTGTCCTCCAGCCTGGGCAACCTCCAGGCCCTCACCTACCTCAACCTCAG TCGTAATCTCCTGTCCAGTTTGCCCCCGTCGGTGTTTCAGCTTCCGCTCCTGAGGGTGCTCATTGTCAGCAACAACAAGCTGTGTTCACTGCCTGCCTCCATATACTCCCTCGCACACCTCCGACAGCTG gATGTAAGCTGTaatgagctgcagtgtttgcctGTAGAGCTCGGCCAGCTTGAGGGTCTGAGGGACTTGAACCTGAGGAGGAATCAGCTCACCACTTTGCCTGAAG AAATATCTGAGCTCCCCCTCGTCCGCCTCGATGTGTCCTGCAACCGCATTTCCCGTGTGCCCTTGTGCTACCGCCACCTCCGGCATCTGCAGAGCATCTCACTGGACAACAACCCGCTGCAAATGCCACCTGCGCAGATATGCTCCAAGGGCAAATACCACATCTTCAAGTACCTCAACATGGAGGCCTGCAAGAGGagccaggaggagctggagagacaCCTGAGGCCTACTGGATTCAACAGCTG TCTGTCAGACCAGGAGCTGTTCACAGGTCAGTTCGGAGGACTGGACTCTGGCTTCAACAGTGTGGACAGCGGCAGCAAACGGTGGTCTGGGAATGAG tCAGCCGATGACTTCTCAGAGCGATCTCTTCGCATGGTTGAGGTCAGCAGAGACCAGCGgaacctggaggaggaggacgaagaggatGGATCTCCTCTGGAAGCTAACAAAG TGAACGGAGAGGCTGAGCATGTGGACTTCATTGACAGCAgtgtgacagaggaagaggaggacgagatCAGGATGGATCCACCCACACCTCCTCTG gagcagaaggagagtTCCCCACCGCCGCAAGCCCAGGACACCACAGTATGCAG GTCCAGCCTCCACGTGGAGGTGGGCCCCCCGTCATcggcctcctcctctcccctgtCCCCCTCCAGCCCCACCCTGGAGGAGCGCAGGAGGCCAGGTACCCTGTTCATCTGGCAGGAGAGAGAGCgtttgcagcagcagagagaaaaggccAG tttgttgaagTTGAACACCAAAACAGGAAGTCATGTGGCCACTGCACCACCGACAGGAAGTAGTTCAGC TGGTGCATCTCCAGAAAACAGCAACTCACACTCAGGCCTTCGGCAGCGATGTGCA aGTGCTGACCAGATGAGCACAGCATCTCCTTCAATACATTTGCATCgctccagcagcagaacag ATGTCCCGTCCTCCCCGAAGACGTCTCCGCCACCCGGCCAGGCTCAAAAACCCAACAGCTTCCTGTTCCGCACCTCCTCCCGCAGCAACGTCAAACCCACAG CGGGACCAGTCTTTACTCTTGGTGAATCTGGCAGAAGTGAGTCTCGCATGACTCTCCGTTCTCcaaaagaggagagagcaaaCATCACACAACTGCGCAAG ACTCTGGAGTCTCGGCTGAAGATCACTCTGCCGGAGGATCTGGGTGAGGCCTTATCCAATGGCACCGTCCTCTGCCAGCTGGTCAATCACATTCGCCCACGCTCCGTGTCAATCATCCACATTCCCTCCCCAGCAGTG CCAAAACTGAGCTCAGCAAAGAGTCGACTCAACGTGGAAAACTTCATTGCTGCTTGTCGCAAGCTGGGAGTCCCTGAG GATTCATTGTGTTCCCCCCAACTCATCATGGAGGATGATGGGTTGAGTCGCCTGGCTCAGACAGTTCAGGTGTTGGTTGACTTGGCTGATGGCTCCCAGCGGAccctgaaacaggaagtgtctgCAGAGACTTAA
- the lrch4 gene encoding leucine-rich repeat and calponin homology domain-containing protein 4 isoform X2: protein MAAGDGAQLPATVAASRSVEKALEEAAASGALNLSNRKLKEFPRSARNYDLSDITHADLSKNRLCELPEELCQFISLETLSLYHNGMRSLSSSLGNLQALTYLNLSRNLLSSLPPSVFQLPLLRVLIVSNNKLCSLPASIYSLAHLRQLDVSCNELQCLPVELGQLEGLRDLNLRRNQLTTLPEEISELPLVRLDVSCNRISRVPLCYRHLRHLQSISLDNNPLQMPPAQICSKGKYHIFKYLNMEACKRSQEELERHLRPTGFNSCLSDQELFTGQFGGLDSGFNSVDSGSKRWSGNESADDFSERSLRMVEVSRDQRNLEEEDEEDGSPLEANKVNGEAEHVDFIDSSVTEEEEDEIRMDPPTPPLEQKESSPPPQAQDTTVCRSSLHVEVGPPSSASSSPLSPSSPTLEERRRPGTLFIWQERERLQQQREKASLLKLNTKTGSHVATAPPTGSSSAGASPENSNSHSGLRQRCASADQMSTASPSIHLHRSSSRTDVPSSPKTSPPPGQAQKPNSFLFRTSSRSNVKPTGPVFTLGESGRSESRMTLRSPKEERANITQLRKTLESRLKITLPEDLGEALSNGTVLCQLVNHIRPRSVSIIHIPSPAVPKLSSAKSRLNVENFIAACRKLGVPETDVCVCSDVLLCKLPAVLRCVTALLAAEGGGTAEDQSRCHSSHSSSSSSSSSLLSTDFLLFYCAVMALLYILYCYLLT, encoded by the exons ATCTGTCTAAGAACCGTCTGTGTGAGCTGCCGGAGGAGCTCTGTCAGTTCATCTCTCTGGAGACACTGAGCCTTTACCACAATGGGATGCGTTCATTGTCCTCCAGCCTGGGCAACCTCCAGGCCCTCACCTACCTCAACCTCAG TCGTAATCTCCTGTCCAGTTTGCCCCCGTCGGTGTTTCAGCTTCCGCTCCTGAGGGTGCTCATTGTCAGCAACAACAAGCTGTGTTCACTGCCTGCCTCCATATACTCCCTCGCACACCTCCGACAGCTG gATGTAAGCTGTaatgagctgcagtgtttgcctGTAGAGCTCGGCCAGCTTGAGGGTCTGAGGGACTTGAACCTGAGGAGGAATCAGCTCACCACTTTGCCTGAAG AAATATCTGAGCTCCCCCTCGTCCGCCTCGATGTGTCCTGCAACCGCATTTCCCGTGTGCCCTTGTGCTACCGCCACCTCCGGCATCTGCAGAGCATCTCACTGGACAACAACCCGCTGCAAATGCCACCTGCGCAGATATGCTCCAAGGGCAAATACCACATCTTCAAGTACCTCAACATGGAGGCCTGCAAGAGGagccaggaggagctggagagacaCCTGAGGCCTACTGGATTCAACAGCTG TCTGTCAGACCAGGAGCTGTTCACAGGTCAGTTCGGAGGACTGGACTCTGGCTTCAACAGTGTGGACAGCGGCAGCAAACGGTGGTCTGGGAATGAG tCAGCCGATGACTTCTCAGAGCGATCTCTTCGCATGGTTGAGGTCAGCAGAGACCAGCGgaacctggaggaggaggacgaagaggatGGATCTCCTCTGGAAGCTAACAAAG TGAACGGAGAGGCTGAGCATGTGGACTTCATTGACAGCAgtgtgacagaggaagaggaggacgagatCAGGATGGATCCACCCACACCTCCTCTG gagcagaaggagagtTCCCCACCGCCGCAAGCCCAGGACACCACAGTATGCAG GTCCAGCCTCCACGTGGAGGTGGGCCCCCCGTCATcggcctcctcctctcccctgtCCCCCTCCAGCCCCACCCTGGAGGAGCGCAGGAGGCCAGGTACCCTGTTCATCTGGCAGGAGAGAGAGCgtttgcagcagcagagagaaaaggccAG tttgttgaagTTGAACACCAAAACAGGAAGTCATGTGGCCACTGCACCACCGACAGGAAGTAGTTCAGC TGGTGCATCTCCAGAAAACAGCAACTCACACTCAGGCCTTCGGCAGCGATGTGCA aGTGCTGACCAGATGAGCACAGCATCTCCTTCAATACATTTGCATCgctccagcagcagaacag ATGTCCCGTCCTCCCCGAAGACGTCTCCGCCACCCGGCCAGGCTCAAAAACCCAACAGCTTCCTGTTCCGCACCTCCTCCCGCAGCAACGTCAAACCCACAG GACCAGTCTTTACTCTTGGTGAATCTGGCAGAAGTGAGTCTCGCATGACTCTCCGTTCTCcaaaagaggagagagcaaaCATCACACAACTGCGCAAG ACTCTGGAGTCTCGGCTGAAGATCACTCTGCCGGAGGATCTGGGTGAGGCCTTATCCAATGGCACCGTCCTCTGCCAGCTGGTCAATCACATTCGCCCACGCTCCGTGTCAATCATCCACATTCCCTCCCCAGCAGTG CCAAAACTGAGCTCAGCAAAGAGTCGACTCAACGTGGAAAACTTCATTGCTGCTTGTCGCAAGCTGGGAGTCCCTGAG acggacgtgtgtgtgtgctctgatGTGCTTCTGTGTAAGCTGCCCGCTGTGCTGCGCTGTGTGACGGCCCTGCTGGCCGCGGAGGGGGGGGGGACGGCAGAGGACCAGTCGCGCTGCCACTCCTCACATTCATCgtcatcgtcctcctcctcctcgctgctgTCCACAGATTTCCTGCTCTTCTACTGTGCAGTCATGGCCCTGCTCTACATCCTCTACTGCTACCTGCTCACCTAG